The genomic interval AAACGATACCGCCTTTTACTCTTGGCATATAAATTCCCTCCTATATTACGGTGTTCCGATTATTTGATGTTATCTAATAAATGACGAATGCGTTTGAAATCGCCTTTGCTTACTACAGTAGATTTACGTAATTTACGTTTAGCTTTTGTAGATTTGTTTGCAAATAAGTGACTAGTGTAAGCATGTGAACGTTTTAGTTTACCAGATCCGGTCTTTTTGAAACGCTTTGCAGCTCCACGGTGAGTTTTCATTTTTGGCATAAGGTATTCCTCCTTAAGTATTATTGCTTTTCATTTTTCGGTGCTAATACTAAGAACATACTGCGTCCATCCATTTTCGGATGAGATTCAATTGTACTTAAGTCCGCACATTCAGCAGAGAATCGATCAAGCACCTTCTGACCAATTCCTTTATGTGTAATTGCACGTCCTTTGAAGCGAATAGAAGCTTTCACTTTATCGCCTTTTTCTAAGAACTTACGTGCGTTTTTAAGCTTTGTGTTAAAGTCATGGTCATCAATTGTTGGGCTCAAACGAACCTCTTTTAAATTGATGATCTTCTGATTTTTACGTGCCTCTTTTTCTTTCTTTTGCTGTTCAAAACGGAATTTTCCGTAATCCATGATGCGGCCTACAGGAGGCTTCGCATTTGGTGCAACTAAAACTAAATCAAGATTAGCTCTAGTAGCAATTTCTAACGCCTCTTGACGAGATTTAATTCCAAGCTGATCTCCATTGGCACCAATCAGACGAATCTCACGTGCACGAATTCCGTCATTTACCATCATATCTTTGCTAATAATTAGCCACCTCCAAGGTTATTTAAAACTGAATAGTAGTTTTTCAAATCCGAGTTTTTGTTGATCCTGGTTTTTTTATTTTCCACATATAAAAATAAAAAAGTGTGGATGCTAACACACCCACACTACGATTGTATACATTAAGAATTCATCGTAACCTGCCAACTACAAACGGATGTGTCAATCAGGTGAGAAGCGGGTGCTTCTACTTGCTTATTATGAAAGACTATTCAATTACCTTGAACATTATAACATCTTAACAAAGTTATTGCAACTTAATACTGCACGTTTAAACAACATAAATTATTTTATCAAATGGTTAAGGTAGTTGCAACATTTTTTTTATTCGATAAGCGAAAGTGCCTCATTTAGCATTGACTGTACTTGTACGTCCTTGTTTCAGAGCTTACGTGCAGCAAGCACTAAATCCTACAGGCAACAAGACTTTTAGGCCATTCGTTCAAAAAACTTATCGCTTCACTTCTTGCACAATATTTTGCAAAAACTGATCAAACGGCATTGTTTCAGATTTTTGTTCTCCATACTTACGCACGTTCACTGCTTTTTCTGAAATTTCATTATCTCCAACAACAAGCATGTACGGAATTTTTTGCATTTGTGACTCACGGATTTTATAGCCGATTTTTTCATCACGAGCGTCTAGCTCTACACGTAAACCTGCCTCTTGCAGCTGTTCTTGTACTTGTTTTGCATAATCAAGATGAATGGCTGGTGATACTGGAATAACTTGAACCTGAACTGGAGCAAGCCATGTTGGGAATGCACCTTTGTATTCTTCAATTAAGAAGGCAACAAAACGTTCCATTGTTGAAACAACACCGCGGTGAATAACAACTGGTCTATGTTGTTTTCCGTCCTCACCTACATATGCCAAGTCAAAACGTTCTGGAAGTAAGAAGTCCAATTGAACAGTTGAAAGTGTTTCATCTTTTCCAAGAGCTGTTCTCACTTGAACATCAAGTTTAGGACCATAAAATGCTGCTTCACCTTCTGCCTCAAAATAATCATGACCTAATTCATCCATTGCATCTTTTAACATGCTTTGTGCTTTTTCCCACATGCTATCATCATCAAAGTATTTTTCTTTATCCTCTGGATCACGATATGACAATCTAAAGGAATATTTATCAATTCCAAAGTCTTTATAAACAGCTTCAATTAAGCGTACAACTCGAATAAATTCATCTTTAATTTGATCTGGTCGAACAAAAATGTGAGCATCATTTAACGTCATCCCGC from Metabacillus sediminilitoris carries:
- the rpmI gene encoding 50S ribosomal protein L35 — encoded protein: MPKMKTHRGAAKRFKKTGSGKLKRSHAYTSHLFANKSTKAKRKLRKSTVVSKGDFKRIRHLLDNIK
- the infC gene encoding translation initiation factor IF-3, which translates into the protein MISKDMMVNDGIRAREIRLIGANGDQLGIKSRQEALEIATRANLDLVLVAPNAKPPVGRIMDYGKFRFEQQKKEKEARKNQKIINLKEVRLSPTIDDHDFNTKLKNARKFLEKGDKVKASIRFKGRAITHKGIGQKVLDRFSAECADLSTIESHPKMDGRSMFLVLAPKNEKQ